In a genomic window of [Empedobacter] haloabium:
- a CDS encoding amidohydrolase has translation MRRPSLLAAALALACNASAQTLIDNANGYTLDASGKLARFQALAFDAAGRIVAVGSSADVAAKAPGYRHIDLQGRTMLPGLIDAHGHVFGLGQVATAAELYGTTSLEGAVRKVADYARANPQRAWVVGNGWNQEIWKLGRFPTAAELDAAVADRPALMHRVDGHAVWVNSRALALAGITKDTPDPAGGKIERDAQGNATGILVDGAMALVTKVVPAATEAEERAALDGALALLGKNGLTSVHDAGIGVAEDKLYRAYADQGKLTTRVYAMIGDTAADFDRLSASGPLTSYANDLYALASVKLYADGALGSRGAALIKPYSDAPHTHGLLFYKDGEMRAKMEKAIKAGYQVNVHAIGDAGNRQILGNYAALLKKYPNVQRHRIEHAQVVALADIPRFKRLGIIPSMQPTHATSDQNMAEQRVGPKRIEGAYAWRTFLKQGSRIACGSDFPIESPNPFEGIHAAVTRQDMRGVPSGGWHKEQAMTLTEALRCFTLDAAWAARQEKVIGSLEAGKWADFIVTDRDLFAIPASEIGKIGVLETWVGGKRVFQKR, from the coding sequence ATGCGCCGCCCGTCCCTCCTGGCCGCCGCCCTCGCGCTGGCCTGCAACGCTTCCGCACAGACCCTGATCGACAATGCCAACGGCTACACGCTCGATGCGAGCGGAAAGCTGGCGCGCTTCCAGGCGCTGGCGTTCGATGCCGCCGGCCGCATCGTCGCCGTCGGCAGCAGCGCGGACGTGGCGGCCAAGGCGCCGGGCTACCGGCACATCGACCTGCAGGGCCGCACCATGCTGCCTGGCCTGATCGACGCGCACGGCCACGTGTTCGGCCTGGGCCAGGTAGCCACGGCGGCGGAGCTGTACGGCACCACGTCGCTGGAGGGCGCCGTGCGCAAGGTGGCCGATTACGCGCGCGCCAACCCGCAGCGCGCCTGGGTGGTGGGCAACGGCTGGAACCAGGAGATCTGGAAGCTGGGCCGCTTCCCCACGGCGGCCGAACTGGATGCGGCGGTGGCGGACCGCCCGGCGCTGATGCACCGCGTGGACGGCCATGCCGTATGGGTCAACAGCCGCGCGCTGGCGCTGGCCGGCATCACGAAGGACACGCCCGATCCGGCCGGCGGCAAGATCGAGCGCGACGCGCAGGGCAACGCCACCGGCATCCTGGTCGATGGCGCGATGGCGCTGGTAACGAAGGTGGTGCCGGCGGCCACGGAGGCGGAGGAACGCGCGGCGCTCGATGGCGCGCTGGCGCTGCTGGGCAAGAATGGCCTGACCAGCGTGCACGACGCCGGCATCGGCGTGGCCGAGGACAAGCTGTACCGCGCCTACGCCGACCAGGGCAAGCTGACCACGCGCGTCTACGCGATGATCGGCGACACGGCGGCCGATTTCGACCGCCTGTCCGCCAGCGGCCCGTTGACCAGCTATGCCAACGACCTGTACGCGCTGGCATCGGTGAAGTTGTACGCGGACGGCGCGCTGGGCAGCCGTGGCGCCGCGCTGATCAAGCCCTACAGCGATGCGCCGCACACCCACGGCCTGCTGTTCTATAAAGATGGCGAAATGCGCGCGAAGATGGAAAAGGCCATCAAGGCTGGCTACCAGGTCAACGTGCACGCGATCGGCGACGCCGGCAACCGCCAGATCCTGGGCAATTACGCGGCGCTGCTGAAGAAGTACCCGAACGTCCAGCGCCACCGCATCGAGCACGCCCAGGTGGTCGCGTTGGCCGACATCCCCCGCTTCAAGCGGCTGGGCATCATCCCGTCGATGCAGCCGACCCATGCGACGTCGGACCAGAACATGGCCGAGCAGCGTGTCGGCCCCAAGCGCATCGAGGGCGCCTATGCCTGGCGCACCTTCCTGAAGCAGGGCTCGCGCATCGCCTGCGGCTCCGACTTCCCGATCGAGTCGCCCAACCCGTTCGAAGGGATCCACGCGGCCGTGACGCGCCAGGACATGCGCGGCGTGCCGAGCGGCGGCTGGCACAAGGAGCAGGCCATGACACTGACCGAGGCGCTGCGCTGCTTCACGCTGGACGCGGCCTGGGCGGCGCGCCAGGAAAAGGTCATCGGCTCGCTGGAAGCGGGCAAGTGGGCCGACTTCATCGTCACGGACCGCGACCTGTTCGCGATTCCGGCCAGCGAGATCGGCAAGATCGGCGTGCTGGAGACGTGGGTGGGTGGAAAGCGGGTGTTCCAGAAGCGCTAG
- the ada gene encoding bifunctional DNA-binding transcriptional regulator/O6-methylguanine-DNA methyltransferase Ada: MTTYSNDEARWAAVQRRDRGADGQFWYAVRTTGVYCRPSCGARPALRANVSFHASTEAAEQAGFRPCRRCKPDQPPLAERHAALVERMCRLIEAADTAPDLASLAEAAGVSQFHLHRIFKAHTGITPKAYAAAQRQRRMQQNLAQQPSVTDAIYAAGFNSSGRFYAASPGALGMTPTAFRAGGQGATIRFAIAQCSLGAILVASTDVGICAILMGDDPDALARDLQDRFPKAELLGAEPAYEETVARVIGFVEAPGLGLDLPLDVRGTAFQQRVWQVLRTIPAGRRVSYTELARLIGAPNSVRAVASACAANAIAVAIPCHRVVRTDGSLSGYRWGVERKQALLEREAAS, encoded by the coding sequence ATGACCACCTATAGTAACGACGAGGCGCGCTGGGCCGCCGTGCAGCGGCGCGACCGCGGTGCCGACGGCCAGTTCTGGTATGCCGTGCGCACCACCGGCGTGTACTGCCGACCCTCCTGCGGCGCGCGTCCGGCGCTGCGCGCCAACGTCAGCTTCCACGCCTCGACCGAGGCGGCGGAGCAGGCCGGTTTCCGGCCGTGCCGCCGCTGCAAGCCGGACCAGCCGCCGCTGGCGGAACGGCACGCCGCGCTGGTCGAGCGCATGTGCCGCCTGATCGAAGCCGCCGACACGGCGCCCGACCTGGCCAGCCTGGCCGAGGCGGCTGGCGTCAGCCAGTTTCACCTGCACCGCATCTTCAAGGCGCACACCGGCATCACGCCAAAAGCCTATGCGGCGGCGCAGCGCCAGCGCCGGATGCAGCAGAACCTGGCGCAGCAGCCGTCCGTCACCGATGCGATCTACGCGGCCGGCTTCAACTCCAGCGGCCGGTTCTATGCGGCGTCGCCCGGCGCGCTGGGCATGACGCCGACCGCGTTTCGCGCCGGCGGGCAGGGCGCCACGATCCGCTTCGCCATCGCCCAGTGCTCGCTGGGCGCGATCCTGGTGGCCAGCACGGACGTGGGCATCTGCGCCATCCTGATGGGCGACGACCCGGACGCGCTGGCGCGCGACCTGCAGGACCGCTTCCCGAAGGCGGAACTGCTCGGCGCCGAGCCGGCGTACGAGGAAACCGTGGCGCGCGTGATCGGCTTTGTCGAGGCGCCCGGCCTGGGCCTGGACCTGCCGCTGGATGTGCGCGGCACGGCCTTCCAGCAGCGCGTGTGGCAGGTGCTGCGCACCATCCCGGCCGGCCGGCGCGTCAGCTACACGGAGCTGGCGCGGCTGATCGGCGCGCCGAACAGCGTGCGCGCCGTCGCCAGCGCCTGCGCGGCCAACGCGATCGCCGTCGCCATTCCCTGCCATCGGGTGGTGCGCACGGACGGTTCGCTGTCCGGCTACCGCTGGGGCGTCGAGCGCAAGCAGGCGCTGCTCGAGCGGGAGGCGGCGTCGTGA
- the hutU gene encoding urocanate hydratase → MSQPHTNDNADPRFDATRDIRAPRGPERVCKTWGAEAAYRMIQNNLDKEVAENPQHLVVYGGIGRAARNWACFDQILASLKELGEDETLLIQSGKPVGVFRTHADAPRVLLANSNLVPKWANWEHFNELDRQGLFMYGQMTAGSWIYIGTQGIVQGTYETFAEAGRQHFGGDLAGRWVLTAGLGGMGGAQPLAATMAGAVSLTIECQQSSIDFRLRTRYLDKQAASIDEALALVRQHKDAREAISIGLLGNAADILPQLVAKAKAGGLVPDLVTDQTSAHDLINGYLPQGWSVADWKKAQHDPARHAELKAAAAKSCAVHVQAMLEFQQLGAKVVDYGNNIRQVAFDEGVENAFDFPGFVPAYIRPQFCEGRGPFRWVALSGDPEDIYKTDAKIKELFPHHANVHRWLDMARERIAFQGLPARICWLGLGERHIAGLAFNEMVKNGELKAPIVIGRDHLDTGSVASPNRETESMKDGTDAVSDWPLLNALLNTAGGATWVSLHHGGGVGMGYSQHSGVVIVADGTDAAAARLARVLVNDSGSGVMRHADAGYESAIACAKRNGLNLPMIK, encoded by the coding sequence ATGAGCCAGCCGCACACGAACGACAACGCCGACCCACGCTTCGACGCCACCCGCGACATCCGCGCGCCACGCGGCCCCGAACGGGTCTGCAAGACCTGGGGCGCGGAAGCCGCCTACCGCATGATCCAGAACAACCTGGACAAGGAAGTGGCGGAAAACCCGCAGCACCTGGTCGTCTACGGCGGCATCGGCCGTGCGGCCCGCAACTGGGCGTGCTTCGACCAGATCCTGGCATCGCTGAAGGAGCTGGGCGAGGACGAGACGCTCCTGATCCAGTCCGGCAAGCCGGTCGGCGTGTTCCGCACCCATGCGGACGCGCCGCGCGTGCTGCTGGCGAACTCCAACCTGGTGCCGAAGTGGGCCAACTGGGAGCACTTCAATGAGCTGGACCGCCAGGGCCTGTTCATGTACGGCCAGATGACGGCGGGCAGCTGGATCTACATCGGCACCCAGGGCATCGTGCAGGGCACCTACGAGACGTTCGCCGAGGCGGGCCGCCAGCATTTCGGCGGCGACCTGGCCGGGCGCTGGGTGCTGACGGCGGGCCTGGGCGGCATGGGTGGGGCGCAGCCGCTGGCGGCGACGATGGCCGGCGCCGTGTCGCTGACGATCGAGTGCCAGCAAAGCAGCATCGACTTCCGCCTGCGCACCCGCTACCTGGACAAGCAGGCCGCCAGCATCGACGAGGCGCTGGCCCTGGTGCGCCAGCACAAGGACGCGCGCGAGGCGATCTCCATCGGCCTCTTGGGCAACGCGGCCGACATCCTGCCGCAGCTGGTCGCCAAGGCGAAGGCGGGCGGCCTGGTGCCGGACCTCGTCACCGACCAGACCTCGGCGCACGACCTGATCAACGGCTACCTGCCGCAAGGCTGGAGCGTGGCGGACTGGAAGAAGGCGCAGCACGACCCGGCCCGCCATGCCGAACTGAAGGCGGCCGCCGCGAAGTCGTGCGCCGTGCACGTGCAGGCCATGCTGGAGTTCCAGCAGCTGGGCGCCAAGGTGGTCGACTACGGCAACAATATCCGCCAGGTGGCGTTCGACGAAGGCGTCGAGAACGCGTTCGACTTCCCCGGCTTCGTACCCGCTTACATCCGGCCGCAGTTCTGCGAAGGCCGTGGACCGTTCCGCTGGGTCGCGCTGTCCGGCGATCCGGAAGACATCTATAAAACCGATGCGAAGATCAAGGAGCTGTTCCCGCACCACGCCAACGTGCACCGCTGGCTGGACATGGCGCGCGAACGCATCGCCTTCCAGGGCCTGCCGGCGCGCATCTGCTGGCTGGGCCTGGGCGAGCGCCACATCGCCGGCCTGGCGTTCAACGAGATGGTGAAGAATGGCGAGCTGAAGGCGCCGATCGTCATCGGCCGCGACCACCTGGACACCGGTTCCGTGGCCAGCCCGAACCGCGAGACGGAAAGCATGAAGGACGGCACCGACGCCGTGTCCGACTGGCCGCTGCTGAACGCGCTGCTGAACACCGCCGGCGGCGCCACCTGGGTATCGCTGCACCATGGCGGCGGTGTCGGCATGGGGTATTCTCAGCACTCCGGCGTCGTCATCGTGGCCGACGGTACCGACGCGGCGGCCGCGCGCCTGGCGCGCGTGCTCGTCAACGACAGCGGCTCGGGCGTCATGCGCCATGCCGACGCGGGCTACGAGAGCGCCATCGCCTGCGCCAAGCGCAACGGCCTGAACCTGCCAATGATCAAATGA
- a CDS encoding 2OG-Fe(II) oxygenase, translating into MGRRAQAGAARAGGGVVTFDWPAIEEALNTAGCARVPGVLSAAECAALAGLYPREALFRSRVVMARHGFGQGEYQYFAYPLPDLVATLRETMYGPLAAIANRWQAALDLPVRFPARHAEFLARCHDAGQARPTPLLLQYQAGDYNCLHQDLYGEHVFPLQAAFLLSRPGADFSGGEFVLTEQRPRMQSRVEVVPLGLGDCVIFPVHHRPVNGTRGIYRVNMKHGVSRVRSGWRHTLGVIFHDAQ; encoded by the coding sequence CTGGGGCGTCGAGCGCAAGCAGGCGCTGCTCGAGCGGGAGGCGGCGTCGTGACATTCGACTGGCCGGCGATCGAGGAGGCGCTGAACACGGCCGGCTGCGCCCGCGTGCCGGGCGTGCTGTCGGCCGCCGAGTGCGCGGCGTTGGCGGGGCTTTACCCGCGGGAGGCTTTGTTTCGCAGCCGCGTCGTGATGGCGCGGCATGGCTTCGGCCAGGGCGAGTACCAGTATTTCGCCTATCCGCTGCCGGACCTGGTCGCCACGCTGCGCGAGACGATGTACGGGCCGCTGGCGGCGATCGCCAACCGCTGGCAGGCGGCGCTGGACCTGCCGGTACGCTTTCCGGCGCGGCACGCCGAGTTCCTGGCGCGCTGCCACGACGCGGGCCAGGCGCGCCCGACGCCACTGCTGCTGCAATACCAGGCCGGCGACTACAACTGCCTGCACCAGGATCTATATGGCGAGCACGTGTTTCCATTGCAGGCGGCGTTCCTGCTGTCGCGGCCCGGGGCGGACTTCAGCGGCGGCGAGTTCGTGCTGACCGAGCAGCGCCCGCGCATGCAGTCGCGGGTGGAGGTGGTGCCGCTGGGGTTGGGGGATTGCGTGATCTTTCCGGTGCACCACCGGCCAGTGAATGGGACCCGGGGCATTTACCGCGTCAATATGAAGCATGGCGTGTCGCGCGTGCGCAGCGGGTGGCGGCATACCTTGGGCGTCATTTTTCATGATGCGCAGTGA
- a CDS encoding galactose oxidase early set domain-containing protein codes for MSWTSPADSQILAIHAALVPTDNGEGEIIYFGGDQHNPAFINSPRNVDAARRMNCVTRAITYVRSPAHDLFCCGHAQLPDGRLLIGGGTAYFPQNIPPGADPHGHGGLGHFPGHRSASIYNPHGGFMTDVAAMRPNRDQPGDEGGGRWYPTLVTLASGDVLIVAGHPAEDDTRHNNNTPERYRPIFNSWKIVGALGAANAGGPDLYPRLHVLRSGEVFCTSRIGGIEHCFAYNAYTGGQRDVCNLPLGDYHGFSFPSVLLPLLPGDGYRPRFLLCGAPDPQRIALDRPDGARPTWGPAGGRTIAAGLRLRRNCLAVLLPTGQVAVVGGVNGDDPGPDDTSHGVRLPELYDPQIDWGGGGGSYVQAGGQDAQGTWSTPNDPAAVTRNYHSTALLMPDGTVWTAGSSINARPGDPATTGRLNYEIWQPPYPGGPRPELQEAPGFVAWGQQFTIRCTAPNTIRHVALMRCGSCTHAFDGDQRHVSLRFDGVGEGRIQCEAPPNGAVAPPGAYMLFVIDEAGRPCQRARFVRVGGGGYLVLNRSQFAREEVSTLSPRIVGDALLLVLDGYLPADLALPGGPALTFHFADGGGSVPGMRATLLDIRSETGSFTPGVAQRFVLEYGVAFDNLDAFNTLGADNRRDVFVDVVLPTALQLRGQLTLFRDAKPYMKDGDEPWLSIDVRVVQRPIGVPLAGIPHSDANAGPGFVAEVLNRMNSAPRDDNHPFARLLTDQDASRLELSSHVAGVRVFNYAFARVRYRAPVGRNANDVRLFFRTLTTVGTSFEYNDTTLYRRAGNGPAAVPQFGMIGARTASIPYFASPRGGDRLAATDPPNVQTLNGQDAAEVTRFFGAWLDFNQRDDLRALIRGEHQCLIAELHFPAHSSIPRGAAPAEHDSLSQRNLAIVESDNPGGVAGHVVQHTFELAPFNLDAPPAPQPVPAVVTAALDKLALADVIVTPPVEDPMGPGQPSRQGKLTTELMIRWGSLPRDAIATIYLPDVDFESLLEAQVHRPGYELLELVDAHTVRCRIGEVTFLPVPPALTRSLPGLVSIQLPPTVKVGQRFRVTAHQVSGGPLLRKVTGSFEFEIPVSTGPLLLAREMRKLAVLRWVQQGLGADAAWRLVFDRYLGQIADRVRAFGGDPDKIEPSPAGGPDDQPDQPPGGGGKPCPDQDPWDDGGDSHDPHAERVRGRIVAVHYDCHGRFTGFDLDTCPGLRHLAARGKVLEVAVVRAAADGVKVTVAVCKPERACGLTVHY; via the coding sequence ATGTCCTGGACTTCCCCTGCCGACAGCCAGATCCTGGCCATTCATGCCGCCCTCGTGCCGACCGATAACGGCGAAGGCGAAATCATCTATTTCGGTGGCGACCAGCACAATCCCGCCTTCATCAACAGCCCGCGCAACGTCGATGCGGCGCGGCGCATGAACTGCGTGACGCGGGCGATCACCTATGTGCGCTCGCCCGCGCATGACCTGTTCTGCTGCGGCCACGCGCAGCTGCCGGACGGGCGCCTGCTGATCGGTGGCGGCACGGCCTACTTCCCGCAGAACATCCCGCCCGGCGCCGATCCGCACGGCCACGGTGGCCTGGGTCACTTCCCGGGCCATCGCAGCGCCAGCATCTACAACCCGCATGGCGGGTTCATGACGGACGTGGCAGCGATGCGGCCCAACCGCGACCAGCCGGGCGACGAAGGCGGCGGGCGCTGGTATCCCACGCTGGTGACGCTGGCCAGCGGCGACGTGCTGATCGTGGCCGGCCACCCGGCGGAAGACGACACCCGCCACAACAACAACACGCCCGAGCGCTACCGGCCCATCTTCAACAGCTGGAAAATCGTGGGGGCGCTGGGCGCCGCCAACGCCGGCGGCCCGGACCTGTACCCGCGCCTGCACGTGCTGCGCAGCGGCGAAGTGTTCTGCACCTCGCGCATTGGCGGCATCGAGCACTGCTTCGCCTACAACGCCTACACGGGCGGCCAGCGCGACGTGTGCAACCTGCCGCTGGGCGACTACCATGGCTTCTCCTTTCCGTCCGTGTTGCTGCCGCTGCTGCCCGGCGACGGCTACCGCCCGCGCTTCCTGCTGTGCGGCGCGCCCGATCCGCAGCGCATCGCCCTTGACCGCCCCGATGGCGCGCGGCCCACATGGGGCCCTGCGGGCGGACGCACGATCGCTGCCGGCCTGCGCCTGCGCCGCAACTGCCTCGCCGTGCTGCTGCCGACGGGGCAGGTCGCCGTTGTCGGTGGCGTCAACGGCGACGACCCCGGCCCGGACGACACGTCGCACGGCGTGCGCCTGCCCGAACTGTACGACCCACAGATCGACTGGGGCGGCGGTGGCGGTTCGTACGTGCAGGCCGGCGGGCAGGACGCGCAAGGCACCTGGAGCACGCCGAACGACCCGGCCGCCGTCACCCGCAACTACCATTCGACGGCCCTGCTGATGCCAGATGGCACCGTGTGGACGGCCGGCTCCAGCATCAACGCCCGGCCGGGCGACCCGGCCACGACCGGGCGCCTGAACTACGAGATCTGGCAGCCGCCCTACCCGGGCGGCCCGCGCCCCGAGCTGCAGGAAGCGCCCGGCTTTGTGGCATGGGGCCAGCAATTCACGATCCGCTGCACGGCGCCCAACACAATCCGCCACGTGGCGCTGATGCGCTGCGGCTCCTGCACGCACGCCTTCGACGGCGACCAGCGCCACGTCAGCCTGCGTTTCGACGGCGTCGGCGAGGGCCGCATCCAGTGCGAGGCACCTCCCAACGGCGCCGTGGCGCCACCGGGCGCGTACATGCTGTTCGTGATCGACGAGGCGGGCCGGCCATGCCAGCGCGCCCGCTTCGTGCGCGTCGGCGGCGGCGGCTACCTGGTACTGAACCGCTCGCAGTTCGCGCGCGAGGAGGTGTCCACGCTGAGCCCGCGCATCGTTGGCGATGCCCTGTTGCTGGTGCTGGACGGCTATCTGCCGGCCGACCTGGCGCTGCCCGGCGGGCCGGCGCTGACGTTCCACTTCGCCGACGGCGGCGGCAGCGTGCCCGGCATGCGTGCCACGCTGCTCGACATCCGCTCCGAGACCGGCAGCTTCACCCCCGGGGTGGCGCAGCGCTTCGTGCTCGAATACGGCGTCGCCTTCGACAACCTCGACGCGTTCAACACCCTCGGCGCGGACAACCGGCGCGACGTCTTCGTCGACGTCGTGCTGCCGACCGCGCTGCAGCTGCGCGGCCAGCTGACGCTGTTCCGCGACGCCAAGCCATACATGAAGGACGGCGACGAGCCTTGGCTGTCGATCGACGTGCGCGTGGTGCAGCGCCCCATCGGCGTGCCGCTGGCGGGCATCCCGCATTCGGACGCCAATGCCGGGCCCGGCTTCGTGGCCGAAGTCCTCAATCGAATGAACAGCGCCCCGCGCGACGACAACCATCCGTTCGCCCGGCTCTTGACCGACCAGGACGCGTCACGGCTGGAGCTGTCGTCGCACGTGGCCGGCGTGCGGGTGTTCAATTACGCCTTCGCGCGGGTACGCTACCGCGCCCCGGTGGGCCGCAACGCCAACGACGTGCGCCTGTTCTTCCGCACGCTGACAACGGTGGGCACCAGCTTCGAATACAACGACACCACGCTGTACCGCCGTGCCGGCAACGGCCCGGCCGCGGTGCCCCAGTTCGGCATGATCGGCGCGCGCACGGCCTCGATCCCGTACTTCGCCAGCCCCCGTGGCGGCGACCGGCTGGCGGCGACCGACCCGCCCAACGTGCAGACCCTGAACGGCCAGGATGCCGCCGAGGTGACGCGCTTCTTCGGCGCCTGGCTGGACTTTAACCAGCGCGACGACCTGCGCGCGCTGATCCGCGGCGAGCACCAGTGCCTGATCGCCGAGCTGCACTTCCCGGCTCACTCGTCGATCCCGCGCGGCGCGGCGCCGGCGGAACACGACTCGCTGTCGCAGCGCAATCTCGCGATCGTCGAATCGGACAATCCCGGCGGCGTGGCCGGCCACGTGGTGCAGCACACCTTCGAGCTGGCGCCGTTCAACCTCGATGCGCCACCCGCGCCGCAGCCCGTCCCGGCGGTGGTGACTGCCGCCCTCGACAAGCTGGCGCTCGCCGACGTGATCGTCACGCCACCGGTGGAGGACCCGATGGGACCGGGCCAACCTTCACGCCAAGGCAAGCTGACGACGGAGCTGATGATCCGCTGGGGCTCGCTGCCGCGCGACGCGATCGCGACGATCTACCTGCCGGACGTGGATTTCGAATCGCTGCTGGAAGCGCAGGTGCACCGGCCCGGCTACGAGCTGCTGGAACTGGTGGACGCGCATACGGTGCGCTGCCGCATCGGCGAGGTAACGTTCCTGCCGGTGCCGCCGGCACTGACGCGCAGCCTGCCCGGCCTGGTCAGCATCCAGCTGCCGCCGACCGTGAAAGTGGGCCAGCGCTTCCGCGTCACGGCGCACCAGGTCAGCGGCGGGCCGCTGCTGCGCAAGGTGACGGGCAGCTTCGAATTCGAGATTCCCGTCTCGACGGGGCCGCTGCTGCTGGCACGCGAGATGCGCAAGCTGGCGGTGCTGCGCTGGGTCCAGCAGGGGCTGGGTGCGGATGCGGCGTGGCGCCTCGTGTTCGACCGCTATCTCGGCCAGATCGCCGACCGCGTGCGCGCCTTCGGTGGCGACCCGGACAAGATCGAGCCGTCGCCCGCCGGCGGTCCGGACGACCAGCCGGACCAGCCACCGGGAGGCGGCGGCAAGCCGTGCCCGGACCAAGACCCATGGGACGATGGCGGCGACAGCCACGATCCGCACGCCGAGCGTGTACGGGGCCGCATTGTCGCCGTCCACTACGACTGCCACGGCCGCTTCACCGGCTTCGACCTCGACACCTGCCCCGGCCTGCGCCACTTGGCGGCACGCGGCAAGGTGCTGGAAGTGGCGGTGGTGCGCGCCGCCGCCGACGGCGTCAAGGTCACCGTGGCGGTTTGCAAGCCGGAGCGGGCTTGCGGGTTGACGGTGCATTACTGA
- the hutH gene encoding histidine ammonia-lyase, translated as MKQTNHTLTLKPGKLTLAELRAAWTAHGRIALAAEAYPIIEASAQAVQAIVAKGDAAYGINTGFGLLAKTRIPDDKLEQLQRNLILSHSVGTGELMPDHVVRLLMLMKIGSLARGYSGIRAVVIDTLIALYNAGIMPAIPVKGSVGASGDLAPLSHMTLAILGVGEVRVKGELMQAADALKSAGIAPVVLAAKEGLALINGTQASAALALHGLFMAERLLEAGMVTGSLSLDAAKGSDSPFDARVHEVRGQPGQIAAAAIYRQLVTGSAIRASHLEGDERVQDPYCLRCQPQVMGACMDLIANATRTLLIEANAVTDNPLLFRDGDEVSIVSGGNFHAEPVAFAADTLALAIAEIGSIAERRIALLIDATLSGLPPFLVREPGVNSGFMIAHVTAAALASENKSLAHPASVDTIPTSANQEDHVSMATFAARRLDDMAHNTAAIIGIELLAAAQGIDFHRPLKTSPHLEHVHSQLRQKVPFFDADRYFAPDIEAAKQMVLKGELSATCRSLFTPLHP; from the coding sequence ATGAAGCAAACCAACCATACGCTGACCCTGAAACCCGGCAAGCTGACCCTGGCCGAGCTGCGCGCCGCCTGGACCGCGCACGGCCGTATCGCGCTGGCGGCGGAAGCCTACCCCATCATCGAGGCGTCGGCCCAGGCGGTGCAGGCCATCGTGGCGAAGGGCGACGCGGCCTACGGCATCAACACCGGTTTCGGCCTGCTGGCGAAGACCCGCATTCCGGACGACAAGCTGGAGCAGCTGCAGCGCAACCTGATCCTGTCGCACTCGGTCGGCACGGGCGAGCTGATGCCCGACCACGTGGTGCGCCTGCTGATGCTGATGAAGATCGGCAGCCTGGCGCGCGGCTACTCCGGCATCCGCGCTGTTGTCATCGACACGCTGATCGCGCTGTACAACGCGGGCATCATGCCGGCCATCCCGGTCAAGGGTTCGGTGGGCGCCTCGGGCGACCTGGCGCCGCTGTCGCACATGACGCTGGCGATCCTGGGCGTGGGCGAAGTGCGCGTCAAGGGTGAGCTGATGCAGGCGGCGGACGCGCTGAAGTCGGCCGGCATCGCGCCGGTCGTGCTGGCGGCCAAGGAAGGCCTGGCGCTGATCAATGGCACCCAGGCGTCGGCCGCGCTGGCGCTGCACGGCCTGTTCATGGCCGAGCGCCTGCTGGAGGCGGGCATGGTGACGGGTTCGCTGTCGCTGGACGCGGCCAAGGGCAGCGATTCGCCATTCGACGCGCGCGTGCACGAAGTACGCGGCCAGCCGGGCCAGATCGCGGCGGCCGCGATCTACCGCCAGCTGGTGACGGGCAGCGCGATCCGCGCCTCGCACCTGGAAGGCGACGAGCGCGTGCAGGACCCATACTGCCTGCGCTGCCAGCCGCAGGTAATGGGCGCCTGCATGGACCTGATCGCCAACGCCACCCGCACCCTGCTGATCGAGGCCAATGCGGTGACCGACAATCCGCTGCTGTTCCGCGACGGCGACGAGGTATCCATCGTCTCGGGCGGCAACTTCCATGCCGAGCCGGTGGCCTTCGCGGCCGATACGCTGGCGCTGGCCATCGCCGAAATCGGCAGCATCGCCGAGCGCCGCATCGCACTGCTGATCGACGCCACCCTGTCCGGCCTGCCGCCGTTCCTGGTGCGCGAACCGGGCGTCAACTCGGGCTTCATGATCGCCCACGTGACGGCGGCCGCGCTGGCGTCGGAAAACAAGTCGCTGGCGCATCCGGCCAGCGTCGACACGATCCCGACGTCCGCCAACCAGGAAGACCACGTCAGCATGGCCACCTTCGCGGCGCGCCGGCTGGACGACATGGCGCACAATACGGCGGCCATCATCGGCATCGAACTGCTGGCCGCGGCGCAGGGCATCGATTTCCACCGGCCGTTGAAAACGTCGCCGCACCTGGAGCACGTGCACTCGCAGCTGCGCCAGAAGGTGCCGTTCTTCGACGCCGACCGTTACTTCGCGCCCGATATCGAGGCGGCCAAGCAGATGGTGCTGAAGGGCGAGTTGTCGGCCACCTGCCGCAGCCTGTTCACGCCGCTGCATCCGTAA